The Plasmodium gaboni strain SY75 chromosome 9, whole genome shotgun sequence DNA segment CTGAACAAAGTATATTAGATGAGGATACATTGGATCATGATAAAAGTAAGAATAGGAAAAAACTTccaatatatatattaggTTCATCAATGGGTGGAAATGTTGTTTTAAGAGCATTAGAAATATTAGGAGAATCAAATGAAGATTTATctaaattaaatattaaaggATGTATATCATTATCTGGAATGGTATCAATTACAAAAATCGGGTCTATTAAATCATTAAAATATCGATTGTATTATTTACCTGGTATAAACTTATTATCATCTATATGTTCCACTTGTAGAACAAGTCAAGGAAAAGTtaaatttgaaaaatatcCTTTTATTGAAGATATCCTTtcatatgataaatatCGATACAAAGGTGATATGACAAACAAACTTGCTTATGGAATTGTAAAATGTATAGATACTTTACACAAAAACATAAAGTCATATCCTTCAAATATTCctgttttatttattcattcAAAAAATGATACAATTTGTGATTATGGAGATGTTGAATCTTTTTATAAAGGACTGCATAATGTTAATAAAGAACTCTATGCATTAGAAGATATGGATCATGATCTTATAGCAGAACCAGGAAATgaaaatgttttaaaaaaaattattcaatggatgaataataaaaataaaaattgaaaatatatatatatatatatataatacatgTAATGAAAATTACACATGgtgtttattttttttatgttaattatttaaacaaattatatataatattatatttcatgaagtaatattatcatttcttaatgaaatattttaaaatataataattattatatatacacaatgttattatttcattttttatatatcctttgtgttttattattattagttttatatttttataaaaacataatatatttttctttataaaaattcaaaaaaaaaaaaaaaaaaaaaattaaaataaataagtgttaataagataatatattttataaatgtatcatgtcattttaataaaaaaaaattgaaggaattcattatattttatttcgggttttttgtttctttgtgtattatatattaaaaaagcTTTTCTcgaaaaaagaaaaaaaaaaaaaatacaattGGTGTATTTATTTGcgttttttattttttgttgaatcatatgaaaaagataataatatatattaaaatatgtagtaggtttaataattcaaatatcgaaatatatatatatatatatatatatatatgtatatatatttagtTCTATTTTTTCTAAGTTAATTATATCTCACGAGTTATAACACATACTTATTATAAGACACAGAATgttcatttaaaaaaaaaacaagaaaatgctttttgaaaataaaatgttattatttactatatatatatgctttttgaaaataaaatgttattatttactatatatatatatttatatgaatgaaCTAATATTGAAATcataagaaaaatatatagacATTCAAAATTAAGTATAGACCAAAGTAAAATACAAGCTGAATTCTTTTAAGTTTATAGAATAGccatttattatattttatatgttttattataattattaatatattattttatataaatacacgagtaaaatatatatatgtatttcttatttatttatttatttattttttattcatttgaATATTCTTCCTCCGAATAATTTTCTTCGctttcttcatttatagAGCGATACTGTCTGAATAGTCTAATAAGaagtattattataattattaagCAAATTATTCCAATTATTGCAAGTATAATAATGAAAGACACGGGAGCTGTTGCAGTAGAAGCGCCAACGCTTGTAGAAACAGCAGTAGATGCAGCAGACGCTGTAGCTGCCTTACACATTCCAATGATATTACAAGTAAGTCCAGATAATTTATATCCAGTAAAAAAACAACCGATAGAAACTGAAGACAAAATGgaagaaattaaaattGTTTTATATGTGGATGCTTCTTTGgttatttttgtttttgttttgttttcatgctttatttgttcatatGAAATATCTTTTGTTATGGATTTTTTTGGAATAGAGAATAATTGTTTCACCATTTTTTGAAAATGTTTTTTAGTTTTTCTTATTAGgaaatatttcataatttttttgtagatcatatgtttaatattaaatttaaaatttagTTGGTCACCTTTTAAATcaaattcttttttataatcaatatattcttcatttGCATTTCTTCCATTATATAAGTATTTATCTGAATCATATTTTTGAAGTTCTTCATGTATTAATTTGTGTATGAACATAAAATCATTTTTGTTTTCCTTTCCTTGGGATTGTTGTCCTGAATCATCTTGTTCATGTAATTTAGTATATTTGGGCTTATTTGAATTGATTTGGGCTAATAGTCTTATAGGTAATAAATTTCTTGTGTTAAGAgatttatcttttattacCATCCAATTTTCAAAAACATTctagaaaaaaaattatatatatatatatatatatataataatatttttcatgAATTTTTAaggaaagaaaaaaagatatatttataaaaaaattattatatatatatttatcttaCTTTATGATGaatgaataatatagagcactgatatataaatattattatttttgtcTGAAACAAGGTCATTATAatactttatatattttacatttatagttttttattttggcataaaaaacatttgaaactaagaaaaaataaaaaagaaattgattattatttgaataatatatatatatatatatatatatatatatatggatgatatatttttggAGTGTATTTCAAAATAGATATTGCATTAATTTCATTTActattcatttattttatatttcgAAGTATTccatataaaaattaagaaaTTTCAGCCAATTTCCTATAAAGGTAgttaatattaaatattatgtgGTTGTAGGGGAGaggaaaaagaaaaaaataaaattcagaaaattatattatttttatttaaaataaaatttgaatataaatatatataattttgaaGACGTGgtatttgtttttttatttgtgttaaataaattatttataatttataaataatgttataagaaatatgtagagaattaaaaataccgatattttttttcagaAAGAGAAAGTGcgaacatataaaaatatttcaagagtatacttttatttaaaaaataaaaaaaaaaaaatattttttttttttttatgcGAACTTGTTacaattatttattattattattatttatttattttcgcatatttattttttttttattttggtgtactttttttttctacaAGATACATGAAGTGAA contains these protein-coding regions:
- a CDS encoding putative lysophospholipase; this encodes MSTKDICVDESSIPTCRVDSFYNKDGLSIRNYSWTVKKAIGLIILIHGLTTHMRLAFLKHNVNIVSNNHAELVDADNYYLYEGSWIEQFNKNGYSVYGIDLQGHGESDGYDNLRLHVNNFDDYAGDVIEYIRKVNASITSEQSILDEDTLDHDKSKNRKKLPIYILGSSMGGNVVLRALEILGESNEDLSKLNIKGCISLSGMVSITKIGSIKSLKYRLYYLPGINLLSSICSTCRTSQGKVKFEKYPFIEDILSYDKYRYKGDMTNKLAYGIVKCIDTLHKNIKSYPSNIPVLFIHSKNDTICDYGDVESFYKGLHNVNKELYALEDMDHDLIAEPGNENVLKKIIQWMNNKNKN
- a CDS encoding putative exported protein codes for the protein MTLFQTKIIIFIYQCSILFIHHKNVFENWMVIKDKSLNTRNLLPIRLLAQINSNKPKYTKLHEQDDSGQQSQGKENKNDFMFIHKLIHEELQKYDSDKYLYNGRNANEEYIDYKKEFDLKGDQLNFKFNIKHMIYKKIMKYFLIRKTKKHFQKMVKQLFSIPKKSITKDISYEQIKHENKTKTKITKEASTYKTILISSILSSVSIGCFFTGYKLSGLTCNIIGMCKAATASAASTAVSTSVGASTATAPVSFIIILAIIGIICLIIIIILLIRLFRQYRSINEESEENYSEEEYSNE